The Musa acuminata AAA Group cultivar baxijiao chromosome BXJ1-3, Cavendish_Baxijiao_AAA, whole genome shotgun sequence genome window below encodes:
- the LOC135629705 gene encoding kinesin-like protein KIN-14N isoform X4: protein MSSRVPCKPPLPPRSPTRAKRKENVDEASLDKRRRVVAGKTGASPNDRGRQVLSAVNAGPDPVGNRDQVAPAEGSDGGNVAAIEFESREDVERLLGEKMKGKNKNDYKGKSEQMMEYIKKLRVCIRWYMDLEDKYLAEQENLRNLMAAEENRHSDIENQMRAKVTELEATIEELKRECESLQERFKKEAADKLAAIKTYEDERDARIAIESSRAALSQDLERVSQETGRLNDQLKIVQDNNKRLQEYNASLQLYNSNLQADALQNGETISRLQNEKSAIMENLSGLRDHINSLKSQLDSSRSSQQVAVKQKEDLIKEISCLRSELQQVRDDREHSLEQVQSLTQEVAKFKEITGKSSKDLDMITTKTIALEETCASQRDQIRLLQHQLAASNEKLKQADMTATETMSEYEEQKKTVNDLQNRLVEAEFQILEAEKLRKKLHNTILELKGNIRVFCRVRPVLPDNDSSGTDGAVVSYPTSMETAGRGIDLMHSTQKYSFTFDKVFNHEASQEDVFFEISQLVQSALDGYKVCIFAYGQTGSGKTFTMMGNPEIREQKGLIPRSLEQVFETSQSLQCQGWKYKMQASMLEIYNEAIRDLLSPGRPSSLEANAAVNKQYSIKHDSGGNTIVSDLTIVDVCSIKEVSFLLQQAAQSRSVGRTHMNEQSSRSHFVFTLRIFGVNESTEQQVQGVLNLIDLAGSERLARSGATGDRLKETQAINKSLSALSDVIAAIAKKEDHVPFRNSKLTYLLQPCLGGDSKTLMFVNISPESSSAGESICSLRFAARVNSCEIGIPRRQTQSRPLLDSRLSYG from the exons ATGTCGTCCCGAGTCCCCTGCAAGCCCCCTCTCCCCCCTCGGAGCCCCACGCGTGCCAAG AGAAAGGAGAATGTGGATGAGGCGTCCCTCGACAAGCGGCGTCGGGTCGTGGCGGGCAAGACGGGGGCGTCCCCTAACGACCGCGGGCGGCAGGTGCTCTCCGCCGTCAACGCCGGCCCTGATCCTGTCGGGAACCGTGATCAAGTCGCCCCTGCTGAAGGGTCCGACGGCGGTAACGTCGCCGCGATTGAGTTCGAGTCGAGGGAGGATGTGGAGAGGCTGCTGGGTGAGAAGATGAAGGGGAAGAACAAGAATGATTATAAG GGGAAAAGTGAGCAGATGATGGAGTACATTAAAAAGCTTAGGGTTTGCATTAGATGGTACATGGATCTTGAAGATAAGTACTTGGCTGAGCAGGAAAATCTCAGAAATTTGATGGCAGCTGAAGAGAACAGACACAGTGATATTG AGAACCAGATGAGGGCAAAAGTAACTGAGCTGGAGGCAACAATCGAGGAGTTAAAGAGAGAGTGTGAATCATTGCAGGAGAGATTTAAAAAGGAAGCAGCAGATAAACTG GCTGCCATTAAAACTTATGAGGATGAAAGGGATGCGCGAATTGCTATTGAAAGTTCACGTGCAGCTCTGTCTCAAGACCTTGAAAGAGTCAGCCAAGAGACTGGTCGGCTTAATGATCAG TTAAAAATTGTCCAAGACAACAATAAGAGATTGCAGGAATACAATGCCAGTTTGCAGCTGTACAACAGCAATCTTCAAGCTGATGCTTTGCAAAATGGTGAGACCATCTCAAGGTTGCAGAATGAGAAGAGTGCTATAATGGAAAACTTATCTGGTCTAAGGGATCACATAAATTCACTCAAAAGTCAGTTGGATTCTTCTAGG TCTTCTCAACAAGTGGCAGTTAAACAGAAAGAGGATTTAATAAAAGAAATAAGTTGCCTGAGAAGTGAATTGCAGCAAGTAAGGGATGATCGTGAACATTCACTAGAACAAGTCCAGAGTTTGACTCAAGAAGTTGCTAAGTTTAAAGAAATTACTGGGAAGTCCTCGAAAGATTTGGATATGATAACTACAAAAACAATTGCACTAGAG GAGACCTGTGCTTCCCAAAGGGATCAAATACGGCTATTGCAGCACCAGCTTGCTGCTTCAAATGAGAAATTGAAG caAGCTGATATGACAGCCACTGAAACAATGTCTGAATatgaagaacaaaagaaaactGTAAATGACTTGCAAAATCGTCTTGTGGAAGCTGAGTTTCAAATTCTGGAAGCCGAGAAATTGCGAAAAAAACTGCATAATACTATACTG GAACTTAAGGGAAATATTCGAGTCTTCTGTAGAGTTCGCCCAGTTTTACCTGACAATGATTCTAGTGGCACAGATGGAGCCGTGGTTTCTTATCCAACCTCAATGGAAACTGCAGGCCGGGGCATCGACTTGATGCATAGTA CTCAGAAATACTCTTTCACTTTTGATAAAGTATTCAATCATGAAGCTTCACAAGAAGATGTGTTTTTTGAAATCTCACAGCTGGTGCAGAGTGCACTCGATGGGTACAAG GTTTGCATTTTTGCTTATGGGCAAACTGGTTCTGGTAAAACATTCACTATGATGGGAAACCCAGAAATTCGAGAACAGAAAGGGCTTATACCCCGTTCTTTGGAGCAGGTGTTTGAAACTAGCCAATCATTACAATGTCAAGGTTGGAAGTACAAAATGCAG GCTTCCATGCTGGAGATTTACAATGAGGCAATTCGTGACTTGTTATCACCAGGTCGGCCAAGCAGCCTAGAGGCAAATGCTGCTGTTAACAAACAATATTCAATCAAACATGATTCTGGTGGAAATACAATTGTATCTGACCTTACCATCGTAGATGTATGCAGTATCAAGGAGGTGTCTTTTCTCCTACAACAGGCTGCACAGAGCAG ATCTGTGGGTAGGACACACATGAACGAACAGTCCTCGAGAAGTCATTTTGTCTTCACCTTGCGTATATTTGGTGTCAATGAG AGCACAGAACAACAGGTTCAAGGTGTCCTAAACTTAATAGATCTCGCTGGAAGCGAGCGCCTAGCAAGAAGTGGTGCCACCGGAGATCGCCTAAAAGAAACACAG GCAATCAATAAAAGTTTATCCGCCTTGAGTGATGTAATCGCTGCGATCGCGAAGAAAGAAGACCATGTGCCATTTAGGAACTCCAAGCTAACGTATCTTCTGCAG CCTTGTCTTGGTGGAGACTCGAAGACACTAATGTTCGTCAATATCTCGCCGGAATCATCCTCAGCCGGGGAGTCCATCTGCTCACTTCGTTTCGCCGCCAGGGTTAACTCATGCGAAATTGGCATTCCCCGACGACAGACCCAGTCGCGGCCTCTTTTGGATTCTCGATTGAGCTACGGCTGA
- the LOC135629705 gene encoding kinesin-like protein KIN-14N isoform X3, translating into MSSRVPCKPPLPPRSPTRAKRKENVDEASLDKRRRVVAGKTGASPNDRGRQVLSAVNAGPDPVGNRDQVAPAEGSDGGNVAAIEFESREDVERLLGEKMKGKNKNDYKGKSEQMMEYIKKLRVCIRWYMDLEDKYLAEQENLRNLMAAEENRHSDIENQMRAKVTELEATIEELKRECESLQERFKKEAADKLAAIKTYEDERDARIAIESSRAALSQDLERVSQETGRLNDQLKIVQDNNKRLQEYNASLQLYNSNLQADALQNGETISRLQNEKSAIMENLSGLRDHINSLKSQLDSSRSSQQVAVKQKEDLIKEISCLRSELQQVRDDREHSLEQVQSLTQEVAKFKEITGKSSKDLDMITTKTIALEETCASQRDQIRLLQHQLAASNEKLKQADMTATETMSEYEEQKKTVNDLQNRLVEAEFQILEAEKLRKKLHNTILELKGNIRVFCRVRPVLPDNDSSGTDGAVVSYPTSMETAGRGIDLMHSTAQKYSFTFDKVFNHEASQEDVFFEISQLVQSALDGYKVCIFAYGQTGSGKTFTMMGNPEIREQKGLIPRSLEQVFETSQSLQCQGWKYKMQASMLEIYNEAIRDLLSPGRPSSLEANAAVNKQYSIKHDSGGNTIVSDLTIVDVCSIKEVSFLLQQAAQSRSVGRTHMNEQSSRSHFVFTLRIFGVNESTEQQVQGVLNLIDLAGSERLARSGATGDRLKETQAINKSLSALSDVIAAIAKKEDHVPFRNSKLTYLLQPCLGGDSKTLMFVNISPESSSAGESICSLRFAARVNSCEIGIPRRQTQSRPLLDSRLSYG; encoded by the exons ATGTCGTCCCGAGTCCCCTGCAAGCCCCCTCTCCCCCCTCGGAGCCCCACGCGTGCCAAG AGAAAGGAGAATGTGGATGAGGCGTCCCTCGACAAGCGGCGTCGGGTCGTGGCGGGCAAGACGGGGGCGTCCCCTAACGACCGCGGGCGGCAGGTGCTCTCCGCCGTCAACGCCGGCCCTGATCCTGTCGGGAACCGTGATCAAGTCGCCCCTGCTGAAGGGTCCGACGGCGGTAACGTCGCCGCGATTGAGTTCGAGTCGAGGGAGGATGTGGAGAGGCTGCTGGGTGAGAAGATGAAGGGGAAGAACAAGAATGATTATAAG GGGAAAAGTGAGCAGATGATGGAGTACATTAAAAAGCTTAGGGTTTGCATTAGATGGTACATGGATCTTGAAGATAAGTACTTGGCTGAGCAGGAAAATCTCAGAAATTTGATGGCAGCTGAAGAGAACAGACACAGTGATATTG AGAACCAGATGAGGGCAAAAGTAACTGAGCTGGAGGCAACAATCGAGGAGTTAAAGAGAGAGTGTGAATCATTGCAGGAGAGATTTAAAAAGGAAGCAGCAGATAAACTG GCTGCCATTAAAACTTATGAGGATGAAAGGGATGCGCGAATTGCTATTGAAAGTTCACGTGCAGCTCTGTCTCAAGACCTTGAAAGAGTCAGCCAAGAGACTGGTCGGCTTAATGATCAG TTAAAAATTGTCCAAGACAACAATAAGAGATTGCAGGAATACAATGCCAGTTTGCAGCTGTACAACAGCAATCTTCAAGCTGATGCTTTGCAAAATGGTGAGACCATCTCAAGGTTGCAGAATGAGAAGAGTGCTATAATGGAAAACTTATCTGGTCTAAGGGATCACATAAATTCACTCAAAAGTCAGTTGGATTCTTCTAGG TCTTCTCAACAAGTGGCAGTTAAACAGAAAGAGGATTTAATAAAAGAAATAAGTTGCCTGAGAAGTGAATTGCAGCAAGTAAGGGATGATCGTGAACATTCACTAGAACAAGTCCAGAGTTTGACTCAAGAAGTTGCTAAGTTTAAAGAAATTACTGGGAAGTCCTCGAAAGATTTGGATATGATAACTACAAAAACAATTGCACTAGAG GAGACCTGTGCTTCCCAAAGGGATCAAATACGGCTATTGCAGCACCAGCTTGCTGCTTCAAATGAGAAATTGAAG caAGCTGATATGACAGCCACTGAAACAATGTCTGAATatgaagaacaaaagaaaactGTAAATGACTTGCAAAATCGTCTTGTGGAAGCTGAGTTTCAAATTCTGGAAGCCGAGAAATTGCGAAAAAAACTGCATAATACTATACTG GAACTTAAGGGAAATATTCGAGTCTTCTGTAGAGTTCGCCCAGTTTTACCTGACAATGATTCTAGTGGCACAGATGGAGCCGTGGTTTCTTATCCAACCTCAATGGAAACTGCAGGCCGGGGCATCGACTTGATGCATAGTA CAGCTCAGAAATACTCTTTCACTTTTGATAAAGTATTCAATCATGAAGCTTCACAAGAAGATGTGTTTTTTGAAATCTCACAGCTGGTGCAGAGTGCACTCGATGGGTACAAG GTTTGCATTTTTGCTTATGGGCAAACTGGTTCTGGTAAAACATTCACTATGATGGGAAACCCAGAAATTCGAGAACAGAAAGGGCTTATACCCCGTTCTTTGGAGCAGGTGTTTGAAACTAGCCAATCATTACAATGTCAAGGTTGGAAGTACAAAATGCAG GCTTCCATGCTGGAGATTTACAATGAGGCAATTCGTGACTTGTTATCACCAGGTCGGCCAAGCAGCCTAGAGGCAAATGCTGCTGTTAACAAACAATATTCAATCAAACATGATTCTGGTGGAAATACAATTGTATCTGACCTTACCATCGTAGATGTATGCAGTATCAAGGAGGTGTCTTTTCTCCTACAACAGGCTGCACAGAGCAG ATCTGTGGGTAGGACACACATGAACGAACAGTCCTCGAGAAGTCATTTTGTCTTCACCTTGCGTATATTTGGTGTCAATGAG AGCACAGAACAACAGGTTCAAGGTGTCCTAAACTTAATAGATCTCGCTGGAAGCGAGCGCCTAGCAAGAAGTGGTGCCACCGGAGATCGCCTAAAAGAAACACAG GCAATCAATAAAAGTTTATCCGCCTTGAGTGATGTAATCGCTGCGATCGCGAAGAAAGAAGACCATGTGCCATTTAGGAACTCCAAGCTAACGTATCTTCTGCAG CCTTGTCTTGGTGGAGACTCGAAGACACTAATGTTCGTCAATATCTCGCCGGAATCATCCTCAGCCGGGGAGTCCATCTGCTCACTTCGTTTCGCCGCCAGGGTTAACTCATGCGAAATTGGCATTCCCCGACGACAGACCCAGTCGCGGCCTCTTTTGGATTCTCGATTGAGCTACGGCTGA
- the LOC135629705 gene encoding kinesin-like protein KIN-14N isoform X5, with amino-acid sequence MSSRVPCKPPLPPRSPTRAKRKENVDEASLDKRRRVVAGKTGASPNDRGRQVLSAVNAGPDPVGNRDQVAPAEGSDGGNVAAIEFESREDVERLLGEKMKGKNKNDYKGKSEQMMEYIKKLRVCIRWYMDLEDKYLAEQENLRNLMAAEENRHSDIENQMRAKVTELEATIEELKRECESLQERFKKEAADKLAAIKTYEDERDARIAIESSRAALSQDLERVSQETGRLNDQLKIVQDNNKRLQEYNASLQLYNSNLQADALQNGETISRLQNEKSAIMENLSGLRDHINSLKSQLDSSRSSQQVAVKQKEDLIKEISCLRSELQQVRDDREHSLEQVQSLTQEVAKFKEITGKSSKDLDMITTKTIALEETCASQRDQIRLLQHQLAASNEKLKQADMTATETMSEYEEQKKTVNDLQNRLVEAEFQILEAEKLRKKLHNTILELKGNIRVFCRVRPVLPDNDSSGTDGAVVSYPTSMETAGRGIDLMHTAQKYSFTFDKVFNHEASQEDVFFEISQLVQSALDGYKVCIFAYGQTGSGKTFTMMGNPEIREQKGLIPRSLEQVFETSQSLQCQGWKYKMQASMLEIYNEAIRDLLSPGRPSSLEANAAVNKQYSIKHDSGGNTIVSDLTIVDVCSIKEVSFLLQQAAQSRSVGRTHMNEQSSRSHFVFTLRIFGVNESTEQQVQGVLNLIDLAGSERLARSGATGDRLKETQAINKSLSALSDVIAAIAKKEDHVPFRNSKLTYLLQPCLGGDSKTLMFVNISPESSSAGESICSLRFAARVNSCEIGIPRRQTQSRPLLDSRLSYG; translated from the exons ATGTCGTCCCGAGTCCCCTGCAAGCCCCCTCTCCCCCCTCGGAGCCCCACGCGTGCCAAG AGAAAGGAGAATGTGGATGAGGCGTCCCTCGACAAGCGGCGTCGGGTCGTGGCGGGCAAGACGGGGGCGTCCCCTAACGACCGCGGGCGGCAGGTGCTCTCCGCCGTCAACGCCGGCCCTGATCCTGTCGGGAACCGTGATCAAGTCGCCCCTGCTGAAGGGTCCGACGGCGGTAACGTCGCCGCGATTGAGTTCGAGTCGAGGGAGGATGTGGAGAGGCTGCTGGGTGAGAAGATGAAGGGGAAGAACAAGAATGATTATAAG GGGAAAAGTGAGCAGATGATGGAGTACATTAAAAAGCTTAGGGTTTGCATTAGATGGTACATGGATCTTGAAGATAAGTACTTGGCTGAGCAGGAAAATCTCAGAAATTTGATGGCAGCTGAAGAGAACAGACACAGTGATATTG AGAACCAGATGAGGGCAAAAGTAACTGAGCTGGAGGCAACAATCGAGGAGTTAAAGAGAGAGTGTGAATCATTGCAGGAGAGATTTAAAAAGGAAGCAGCAGATAAACTG GCTGCCATTAAAACTTATGAGGATGAAAGGGATGCGCGAATTGCTATTGAAAGTTCACGTGCAGCTCTGTCTCAAGACCTTGAAAGAGTCAGCCAAGAGACTGGTCGGCTTAATGATCAG TTAAAAATTGTCCAAGACAACAATAAGAGATTGCAGGAATACAATGCCAGTTTGCAGCTGTACAACAGCAATCTTCAAGCTGATGCTTTGCAAAATGGTGAGACCATCTCAAGGTTGCAGAATGAGAAGAGTGCTATAATGGAAAACTTATCTGGTCTAAGGGATCACATAAATTCACTCAAAAGTCAGTTGGATTCTTCTAGG TCTTCTCAACAAGTGGCAGTTAAACAGAAAGAGGATTTAATAAAAGAAATAAGTTGCCTGAGAAGTGAATTGCAGCAAGTAAGGGATGATCGTGAACATTCACTAGAACAAGTCCAGAGTTTGACTCAAGAAGTTGCTAAGTTTAAAGAAATTACTGGGAAGTCCTCGAAAGATTTGGATATGATAACTACAAAAACAATTGCACTAGAG GAGACCTGTGCTTCCCAAAGGGATCAAATACGGCTATTGCAGCACCAGCTTGCTGCTTCAAATGAGAAATTGAAG caAGCTGATATGACAGCCACTGAAACAATGTCTGAATatgaagaacaaaagaaaactGTAAATGACTTGCAAAATCGTCTTGTGGAAGCTGAGTTTCAAATTCTGGAAGCCGAGAAATTGCGAAAAAAACTGCATAATACTATACTG GAACTTAAGGGAAATATTCGAGTCTTCTGTAGAGTTCGCCCAGTTTTACCTGACAATGATTCTAGTGGCACAGATGGAGCCGTGGTTTCTTATCCAACCTCAATGGAAACTGCAGGCCGGGGCATCGACTTGATGCATA CAGCTCAGAAATACTCTTTCACTTTTGATAAAGTATTCAATCATGAAGCTTCACAAGAAGATGTGTTTTTTGAAATCTCACAGCTGGTGCAGAGTGCACTCGATGGGTACAAG GTTTGCATTTTTGCTTATGGGCAAACTGGTTCTGGTAAAACATTCACTATGATGGGAAACCCAGAAATTCGAGAACAGAAAGGGCTTATACCCCGTTCTTTGGAGCAGGTGTTTGAAACTAGCCAATCATTACAATGTCAAGGTTGGAAGTACAAAATGCAG GCTTCCATGCTGGAGATTTACAATGAGGCAATTCGTGACTTGTTATCACCAGGTCGGCCAAGCAGCCTAGAGGCAAATGCTGCTGTTAACAAACAATATTCAATCAAACATGATTCTGGTGGAAATACAATTGTATCTGACCTTACCATCGTAGATGTATGCAGTATCAAGGAGGTGTCTTTTCTCCTACAACAGGCTGCACAGAGCAG ATCTGTGGGTAGGACACACATGAACGAACAGTCCTCGAGAAGTCATTTTGTCTTCACCTTGCGTATATTTGGTGTCAATGAG AGCACAGAACAACAGGTTCAAGGTGTCCTAAACTTAATAGATCTCGCTGGAAGCGAGCGCCTAGCAAGAAGTGGTGCCACCGGAGATCGCCTAAAAGAAACACAG GCAATCAATAAAAGTTTATCCGCCTTGAGTGATGTAATCGCTGCGATCGCGAAGAAAGAAGACCATGTGCCATTTAGGAACTCCAAGCTAACGTATCTTCTGCAG CCTTGTCTTGGTGGAGACTCGAAGACACTAATGTTCGTCAATATCTCGCCGGAATCATCCTCAGCCGGGGAGTCCATCTGCTCACTTCGTTTCGCCGCCAGGGTTAACTCATGCGAAATTGGCATTCCCCGACGACAGACCCAGTCGCGGCCTCTTTTGGATTCTCGATTGAGCTACGGCTGA
- the LOC135629705 gene encoding kinesin-like protein KIN-14N isoform X2 gives MSSRVPCKPPLPPRSPTRAKVRKENVDEASLDKRRRVVAGKTGASPNDRGRQVLSAVNAGPDPVGNRDQVAPAEGSDGGNVAAIEFESREDVERLLGEKMKGKNKNDYKGKSEQMMEYIKKLRVCIRWYMDLEDKYLAEQENLRNLMAAEENRHSDIENQMRAKVTELEATIEELKRECESLQERFKKEAADKLAAIKTYEDERDARIAIESSRAALSQDLERVSQETGRLNDQLKIVQDNNKRLQEYNASLQLYNSNLQADALQNGETISRLQNEKSAIMENLSGLRDHINSLKSQLDSSRSSQQVAVKQKEDLIKEISCLRSELQQVRDDREHSLEQVQSLTQEVAKFKEITGKSSKDLDMITTKTIALEETCASQRDQIRLLQHQLAASNEKLKQADMTATETMSEYEEQKKTVNDLQNRLVEAEFQILEAEKLRKKLHNTILELKGNIRVFCRVRPVLPDNDSSGTDGAVVSYPTSMETAGRGIDLMHSTQKYSFTFDKVFNHEASQEDVFFEISQLVQSALDGYKVCIFAYGQTGSGKTFTMMGNPEIREQKGLIPRSLEQVFETSQSLQCQGWKYKMQASMLEIYNEAIRDLLSPGRPSSLEANAAVNKQYSIKHDSGGNTIVSDLTIVDVCSIKEVSFLLQQAAQSRSVGRTHMNEQSSRSHFVFTLRIFGVNESTEQQVQGVLNLIDLAGSERLARSGATGDRLKETQAINKSLSALSDVIAAIAKKEDHVPFRNSKLTYLLQPCLGGDSKTLMFVNISPESSSAGESICSLRFAARVNSCEIGIPRRQTQSRPLLDSRLSYG, from the exons ATGTCGTCCCGAGTCCCCTGCAAGCCCCCTCTCCCCCCTCGGAGCCCCACGCGTGCCAAGGTC AGAAAGGAGAATGTGGATGAGGCGTCCCTCGACAAGCGGCGTCGGGTCGTGGCGGGCAAGACGGGGGCGTCCCCTAACGACCGCGGGCGGCAGGTGCTCTCCGCCGTCAACGCCGGCCCTGATCCTGTCGGGAACCGTGATCAAGTCGCCCCTGCTGAAGGGTCCGACGGCGGTAACGTCGCCGCGATTGAGTTCGAGTCGAGGGAGGATGTGGAGAGGCTGCTGGGTGAGAAGATGAAGGGGAAGAACAAGAATGATTATAAG GGGAAAAGTGAGCAGATGATGGAGTACATTAAAAAGCTTAGGGTTTGCATTAGATGGTACATGGATCTTGAAGATAAGTACTTGGCTGAGCAGGAAAATCTCAGAAATTTGATGGCAGCTGAAGAGAACAGACACAGTGATATTG AGAACCAGATGAGGGCAAAAGTAACTGAGCTGGAGGCAACAATCGAGGAGTTAAAGAGAGAGTGTGAATCATTGCAGGAGAGATTTAAAAAGGAAGCAGCAGATAAACTG GCTGCCATTAAAACTTATGAGGATGAAAGGGATGCGCGAATTGCTATTGAAAGTTCACGTGCAGCTCTGTCTCAAGACCTTGAAAGAGTCAGCCAAGAGACTGGTCGGCTTAATGATCAG TTAAAAATTGTCCAAGACAACAATAAGAGATTGCAGGAATACAATGCCAGTTTGCAGCTGTACAACAGCAATCTTCAAGCTGATGCTTTGCAAAATGGTGAGACCATCTCAAGGTTGCAGAATGAGAAGAGTGCTATAATGGAAAACTTATCTGGTCTAAGGGATCACATAAATTCACTCAAAAGTCAGTTGGATTCTTCTAGG TCTTCTCAACAAGTGGCAGTTAAACAGAAAGAGGATTTAATAAAAGAAATAAGTTGCCTGAGAAGTGAATTGCAGCAAGTAAGGGATGATCGTGAACATTCACTAGAACAAGTCCAGAGTTTGACTCAAGAAGTTGCTAAGTTTAAAGAAATTACTGGGAAGTCCTCGAAAGATTTGGATATGATAACTACAAAAACAATTGCACTAGAG GAGACCTGTGCTTCCCAAAGGGATCAAATACGGCTATTGCAGCACCAGCTTGCTGCTTCAAATGAGAAATTGAAG caAGCTGATATGACAGCCACTGAAACAATGTCTGAATatgaagaacaaaagaaaactGTAAATGACTTGCAAAATCGTCTTGTGGAAGCTGAGTTTCAAATTCTGGAAGCCGAGAAATTGCGAAAAAAACTGCATAATACTATACTG GAACTTAAGGGAAATATTCGAGTCTTCTGTAGAGTTCGCCCAGTTTTACCTGACAATGATTCTAGTGGCACAGATGGAGCCGTGGTTTCTTATCCAACCTCAATGGAAACTGCAGGCCGGGGCATCGACTTGATGCATAGTA CTCAGAAATACTCTTTCACTTTTGATAAAGTATTCAATCATGAAGCTTCACAAGAAGATGTGTTTTTTGAAATCTCACAGCTGGTGCAGAGTGCACTCGATGGGTACAAG GTTTGCATTTTTGCTTATGGGCAAACTGGTTCTGGTAAAACATTCACTATGATGGGAAACCCAGAAATTCGAGAACAGAAAGGGCTTATACCCCGTTCTTTGGAGCAGGTGTTTGAAACTAGCCAATCATTACAATGTCAAGGTTGGAAGTACAAAATGCAG GCTTCCATGCTGGAGATTTACAATGAGGCAATTCGTGACTTGTTATCACCAGGTCGGCCAAGCAGCCTAGAGGCAAATGCTGCTGTTAACAAACAATATTCAATCAAACATGATTCTGGTGGAAATACAATTGTATCTGACCTTACCATCGTAGATGTATGCAGTATCAAGGAGGTGTCTTTTCTCCTACAACAGGCTGCACAGAGCAG ATCTGTGGGTAGGACACACATGAACGAACAGTCCTCGAGAAGTCATTTTGTCTTCACCTTGCGTATATTTGGTGTCAATGAG AGCACAGAACAACAGGTTCAAGGTGTCCTAAACTTAATAGATCTCGCTGGAAGCGAGCGCCTAGCAAGAAGTGGTGCCACCGGAGATCGCCTAAAAGAAACACAG GCAATCAATAAAAGTTTATCCGCCTTGAGTGATGTAATCGCTGCGATCGCGAAGAAAGAAGACCATGTGCCATTTAGGAACTCCAAGCTAACGTATCTTCTGCAG CCTTGTCTTGGTGGAGACTCGAAGACACTAATGTTCGTCAATATCTCGCCGGAATCATCCTCAGCCGGGGAGTCCATCTGCTCACTTCGTTTCGCCGCCAGGGTTAACTCATGCGAAATTGGCATTCCCCGACGACAGACCCAGTCGCGGCCTCTTTTGGATTCTCGATTGAGCTACGGCTGA